The proteins below are encoded in one region of Maribacter aestuarii:
- a CDS encoding prephenate dehydrogenase produces MNVFVVGIGLIGGSFVKDIKAKLPQVTVYGIDSNPEHLEEALTLRLIDVKSSYDDLHLADFVMVSIPVDVVLKELPIILDKVNDECVVCDAGSTKELVCATLDDHPKRRNFLACHPIAGTEFSGPSAAVSGLYSNKTNIICEVEKTAFKLQEKALGIFQILGMRIRYMNPKAHDKHIAYVSHLSHISSFMLGKTVIEKEKNERDIFDMAGSGFESTVRLAKSSPAMWTPIFEQNKENVVETLEEYIQNLLDFKELLLKEDYKGIYDEMNNTNRIKSILRGIPINKK; encoded by the coding sequence ATGAACGTATTTGTAGTCGGTATCGGTTTAATAGGAGGTTCTTTTGTAAAGGACATCAAGGCAAAATTGCCCCAAGTAACCGTTTACGGTATTGATTCAAATCCTGAACATTTGGAAGAAGCACTGACCTTAAGGCTGATCGATGTAAAATCCAGCTATGACGATTTGCATCTGGCCGACTTTGTTATGGTTAGTATTCCTGTAGATGTAGTCTTGAAAGAACTACCTATAATTTTGGATAAAGTGAATGATGAATGCGTTGTTTGCGATGCTGGTTCTACAAAGGAGTTGGTGTGCGCCACTTTGGATGATCATCCAAAAAGACGAAACTTCCTGGCCTGTCATCCCATTGCGGGAACGGAGTTTTCTGGGCCATCGGCTGCTGTAAGCGGACTGTATAGTAATAAAACCAACATTATTTGCGAAGTTGAAAAAACAGCATTTAAATTACAGGAAAAGGCGCTTGGTATCTTTCAAATTTTAGGCATGAGAATTAGGTACATGAACCCCAAAGCGCACGACAAACATATAGCTTACGTATCCCATTTGTCACACATAAGTTCGTTTATGTTAGGAAAAACGGTAATTGAAAAAGAGAAAAACGAACGTGATATTTTTGATATGGCAGGGAGTGGTTTTGAGAGTACTGTACGCTTGGCAAAAAGTTCTCCGGCAATGTGGACGCCAATTTTTGAGCAGAACAAGGAGAACGTGGTTGAGACATTGGAAGAATACATCCAAAATTTATTGGATTTTAAAGAATTGCTGTTAAAGGAAGATTATAAGGGCATTTACGATGAAATGAACAACACGAATAGAATAAAATCAATTTTAAGGGGAATACCTATAAACAAGAAATAA
- a CDS encoding pyridoxal phosphate-dependent aminotransferase: MIETAERLNTVQEYYFSKKLREVRGLMAKGRPIINMGIGSPDLAPSQVVLESIQQAVLENGAHQYQSYQGLPELRNAIAAFYKNKFGVLADAENEILPLMGSKEGIMHISLAFLNEGDEVLIPNPGYPTYTSVTKLVGGVPKYYDLTAANEWFPNIKILEAEDLSKVKLMWVSYPHMPTGALATSKQFQNLVAFAKRNKILLVNDNPYSFVLNDAPLSILKIDGAKEVCLELNSLSKTFNMAGWRVGFVLGSADHLNAILKVKSNMDSGMFYGIQKGAITALESTDDWYEELNETYRRRRDLIFELANKLNCSYDEKAVGMFVWAKLPFDSASSEEFIDSILYDKDIFITPGTIFGSNGEGYIRFSLCVTEEKIKEAIKRFEQ; the protein is encoded by the coding sequence ATGATTGAAACTGCTGAAAGATTAAATACCGTACAGGAATACTACTTTTCTAAAAAGTTGAGAGAAGTCCGTGGATTAATGGCCAAGGGCAGACCAATCATAAATATGGGAATTGGAAGTCCAGACTTGGCTCCATCACAAGTCGTACTGGAAAGTATACAACAGGCTGTATTGGAAAATGGTGCCCATCAATATCAAAGCTATCAAGGGCTACCGGAATTGAGGAACGCCATAGCCGCGTTTTACAAAAATAAATTTGGGGTACTGGCCGATGCTGAGAATGAAATTCTTCCTTTGATGGGCTCTAAAGAGGGTATTATGCATATAAGTCTCGCCTTTTTAAACGAGGGCGATGAAGTATTAATACCAAATCCTGGATATCCAACTTATACCTCGGTAACCAAACTTGTTGGAGGCGTGCCAAAGTATTACGATTTAACTGCGGCGAATGAGTGGTTTCCTAATATCAAAATTTTGGAAGCAGAAGATTTAAGTAAGGTGAAATTAATGTGGGTCAGTTATCCACACATGCCAACCGGAGCACTAGCTACCTCAAAGCAGTTTCAAAATTTAGTGGCGTTCGCCAAAAGAAACAAGATTTTATTGGTCAATGACAATCCCTATAGCTTTGTGCTTAACGATGCCCCACTAAGTATTTTAAAAATTGATGGTGCAAAGGAGGTTTGTTTGGAATTAAACTCCCTAAGCAAAACTTTTAATATGGCTGGCTGGCGCGTAGGATTTGTTCTAGGCAGTGCAGACCATTTGAATGCCATATTAAAAGTAAAGAGCAATATGGATTCTGGAATGTTCTACGGTATTCAAAAAGGAGCTATTACAGCTTTGGAAAGCACAGATGATTGGTACGAGGAGTTAAATGAGACTTATAGAAGACGAAGAGATTTGATTTTTGAACTGGCAAACAAATTGAACTGCTCTTATGATGAAAAGGCAGTAGGCATGTTCGTTTGGGCAAAACTGCCTTTTGACAGTGCATCCTCAGAGGAATTTATCGATTCAATTTTATATGACAAGGATATTTTTATTACACCGGGAACTATTTTTGGGAGCAATGGGGAGGGATATATCAGATTTTCTTTGTGTGTGACTGAGGAAAAGATAAAAGAGGCCATAAAAAGATTTGAACAGTGA
- a CDS encoding M20/M25/M40 family metallo-hydrolase, which yields MTKHIPFLLLNVACFLFIQFTQSQSPDELDRLSDKYADASIPLLKDLLSIPNDAFYPAHIERNVIWCEKAFGERGFETKRIETSHAPLLLAERKHPNALETVLIYLQLDGQPVDSTRWFQENPYKPVLKKKKDENEWEEVPWEANEQMDDEWRIFARSASDAKGPVAMFLTALDALASEEITPNYNIKVIMDFEEELGSPRLPNAVTENAELLEADMLIIFDGPRHISNKPTLTFGARGIATITLTTYGPVVPQHSGHFGNYAPNPALRLAKLLASMKDDEGRVTIPGFYDGITIDAETERILKDVPDNEEEIKERLQIVSTDKVGDYYQEAIQYPSLNIRGMQSGWIDEKVRTIIPGWARAEIDVRLVLESDPELLIQLIKDHVAAQGYFITAKEPTREQRLEYDKIVTFTSEISYQSFRTDFDSKVGQWLTKALKNAFGENPIRIRMSGGSIPISPFVTTLGIPAVTVPTVNRDNNQHSPNENLRIGNYRDGVKTMIAILKEDL from the coding sequence ATGACTAAACATATCCCTTTTCTATTGCTGAATGTTGCATGTTTTTTATTTATTCAATTCACACAATCGCAAAGCCCTGATGAGTTGGACCGGCTTTCGGATAAATACGCAGATGCCAGTATTCCGCTGTTAAAGGACTTGTTGAGCATACCCAACGACGCTTTTTATCCTGCGCATATAGAGCGGAACGTGATCTGGTGCGAAAAAGCCTTCGGTGAGCGTGGATTTGAAACCAAACGCATAGAGACTTCGCATGCACCTCTTTTACTTGCAGAAAGGAAACATCCAAATGCTCTGGAGACGGTTTTGATTTATCTACAATTGGATGGTCAGCCTGTGGACAGCACACGATGGTTCCAAGAAAATCCGTACAAACCCGTTCTCAAAAAGAAAAAGGATGAAAATGAATGGGAAGAAGTTCCGTGGGAAGCTAATGAACAAATGGATGATGAATGGCGAATTTTTGCACGCTCTGCAAGCGATGCAAAAGGGCCCGTAGCGATGTTTTTAACTGCACTTGATGCTTTGGCTTCAGAAGAAATCACCCCAAATTATAATATTAAGGTCATTATGGATTTTGAGGAGGAACTGGGTTCTCCAAGATTGCCAAATGCTGTAACCGAAAACGCAGAACTTCTTGAGGCGGATATGTTAATTATTTTTGATGGCCCACGGCATATAAGTAATAAGCCGACTTTAACTTTCGGAGCTAGGGGTATTGCCACAATCACCCTTACGACCTATGGACCAGTAGTTCCACAGCATAGTGGTCATTTTGGTAATTACGCACCCAATCCCGCGCTGCGTTTAGCAAAACTTTTAGCCTCCATGAAGGATGATGAAGGGAGAGTAACGATTCCTGGGTTTTATGACGGAATAACTATAGATGCTGAAACAGAGCGAATCTTAAAGGATGTTCCGGACAATGAAGAAGAGATTAAGGAAAGACTACAGATTGTTTCTACGGATAAAGTAGGAGACTATTATCAGGAAGCCATCCAATATCCATCTTTGAATATCCGAGGTATGCAGTCCGGTTGGATTGATGAAAAGGTCCGTACCATAATTCCAGGTTGGGCAAGGGCAGAAATTGATGTTCGTTTGGTACTGGAATCTGATCCAGAGCTATTAATTCAGTTGATAAAAGATCATGTGGCTGCTCAGGGATACTTTATAACGGCTAAAGAACCCACACGAGAACAGCGATTGGAATATGATAAAATCGTAACCTTTACTTCTGAAATATCCTATCAGTCTTTTCGAACCGACTTTGATTCCAAGGTTGGTCAGTGGTTGACCAAGGCCTTGAAAAATGCATTTGGAGAAAATCCCATCCGTATTAGAATGAGTGGAGGGTCTATCCCAATATCTCCTTTCGTGACCACTTTAGGTATCCCTGCGGTAACGGTACCTACGGTAAATAGAGACAATAATCAGCATAGCCCCAATGAAAATCTTAGGATTGGCAACTATAGGGATGGTGTAAAAACGATGATAGCAATTCTAAAGGAAGATTTATAA